In Mucilaginibacter sp. KACC 22063, the genomic stretch GATCTTTTATAGCCCCAAGCAGGATACTTTCGCATAGGTTGATGTATTTAGGGTCTTCATTTACCCATGTAGCATAATTATAAAAGAACAGTGCTGCGCCGCATTTGCCATTAGTAACTCCGGGTGATAAAGGAAGTGCAGTAATATGATCTTCAAGATATGAAGCAATTTCATGCAGCTTGTCAATATCAGCACCTGTTACCAGAAGTGCTGTTTCACTATTTAATTCTACTTTGCTCATCTCCTGCTGAATTTTTGTTTGATGGTTTAATTTTTTTAGATCCAAAGGGATAGCTGATTGAAAACTGTAAAAAATTTGAATCCCAACGGTATACGTCACGCGTTATAAGGTCTGGAAGCACTGCCACTGATTTTGCACGTGCCGATTTAAATACGTCATTGTAGGTAAGCCTTAATGTTGGGCCTTTGTCAAAACTTTTTTGCAGGCCTAAAGTAACCTGATACTGCGGACTGTAATGATAGATACCACTTGGCATTGACGATTGGAAATAACCAGATAATTGCGGCTGCCAATGATCAGGAAGTTTGAAATAATTACTGATACCATATACACCGTAAAAACCCGAATTGGTTATCTGGCTCACATCATTTTTCTGGTACTCGAGGTGAGATATATTAATGTTGTTATAAATAGAAAGCCATTTAGCTACTTCTATAGGTATGGTGAAATTTATATAATACTGGTATAAGTTTTTAAGGTTCTGGGCACTGATACGTGTTATGCGCGAATCATCTGTTTCCCTTTGCGTAACATAATTGATGGTGCTTGATGTAACAGAATAACCGGCTGAGGCTACGTAAGTATTCTTTAAAGTGTATGTAAGGTCTATTGTATTTGTGTATTCTGGTTTAAGAAATGGATTTCCCTGGCTGTAGGTATAGATATCCATGAAGTATATGAACGGGTTAAGATCCTGATAGCTGGGGCGGTTGATCCTGCGGCTGTACGATAAATTAAGTGAGTTATCTTTATTAATGTCCTTGCTAAGTATCAGCGAAGGGAACAGATTAAAATACTGGCGTTTTACAACATTTTGTGTAGTGACCAGGTTACCGTCAGAATTTGTCAGCTCGCCACGTAGGCCAAGCTTATATTCGTAAGTGCCTAACTTGTTGCTGTAAACAGCATAGCCTGCACTTATTGATTCTTTATATTTAAAATAATTACTTCTTGTAGGGTCATTAACCCATTGATTGTTGTTAAAAAGCTCGTATTGTGCATTATTGTCTGTATTAACCGTACTGAATTTCAATCCGGCTTCCAGTTTGCCTTTACCTAATGATTGTTCGTAATCTGTTTTAGCCACCCAGATATTGATTTTTGTAGGCAGGTTGTTACGCAGATCAAGCCCACCGATGGGGACGGCACTTCCGGGAATAGTGTACGTGTTCTCAATATTGTTAAACTGCGAAGAGTTGTAAGCAGAGTAGTTAACCTCAGCAGTGATGATCTTAGTAGAATCAATACTGTGTTTAAAACTTAAATTACCGCTGTATTGATGCTTATTGTCTTTAGTAAATGTATTATTGTTCAGCACAGAATCGACAACATTAGCTGCCTGCAAAATATTTGTGTTACTATACGCATACAGGTTCTTTTTAAAATTGAAGCCGGTAAATAAGATATTGAAAGCTGTTTTAGGCGATGCATTAAAATCAAGCCCTACACGATAATTATGTGCATATGTTTTATATGGGCTGTAGGTGTATGAATTATGGATATTGGTAACCTCATTAGCATTTTGAGGATTCAAATAATCAAGTTCAAGCTGCTCTTTTGACCTGGAGTTGCGATAAGAGAAATTGTAACCTCCATATATAATTACTTTGCCGCTTTTGTGATTAATGCTGAAGCCCTCATTGGTTCTTTTTGATTGACCCACTGCAACACCTGCATTAATGGTACCAGTAGTACCATCGAGGCTGGCCTTTTTTGTAATGATGTTGATAATACCGCCGCCGCCCTGGGCATCGTACTTTGCACCGGGATTAGATATTATTTCAATTTTGTCAATGGTATTGCTTTGAAAGCTTTTTAGAAAGGCCGCCAGATCTGAGCCTGCAAGGTAAGTTTTCTTGCCGTCTACCATTACTGTAGTACCCTGCTTGCCGTTTAATGAAATGCTTTCACTTTGAGGGTTAACATATATGCCTGGCGCTTTTTCAAGCAATTGTATGGCATCATAACCACTACCAAACACGGTATTACTAATATTAAATACAATGCGGTCGCTTTTTGCTTCTATTAATGGCCTTTTACCTGATATCACCACACCTGCAAGTGCTTTTACACTTGCATTAAGTTTTATATCAATATTTAAAGTTTCGCCTTGCTGCAAGGCTATGTTTTTGAATTGCCTGTCATAGCCGATGTAACTTACCCTGACAATATAATTACCCGGTGCAATATTCTTAAAAGTAAATGCCCCGGTATTTATCTCGCTCATCGTACCGGTAACCATGGCCGAATCTTTTGCAGCTAATAAATGCACACTGGCAAATTCTACAGGTTTTTGCTGGCCGTCAAATAAATGCCCGGTTACAGTTCCGCTTTTTTGGGCCATAGCAGATGTAAAAGGCAAAACAACTGCAATTAATATTTTAAGTATTGTGTTCCGCATAGCATGAGTTATTTATTGCGAAATAACCCCTGTACCCAGATCTTATGAAATTAATTCGACGAATGCTTTGATTCTTTAGATGAATGAAAAGCCGTTTTTTGAAAATTCGCCAAAATGAAGAAATAACAGGTTAAATGCCTTTTGAAATTTATAAAGGCTTGTTTCTGTCAGGAAAAATTTTACTTGGTCGATGTGTTTCAACAGCATGTCTAATTAGGTATCGCATTAATCTAAATTATTTCTGTTGGCTTACGCTTTCATGCTCCTTTGTGTAAAAGATTATAAACGCAACAGTTATGAAAGCAATTTTTAAAACGCTTTTTAAAAAGATCCAGCCACAGCATTCAGCTTTAGTAAATGCGCTTTCTCCTTTTGAAATGGCAGCACTGGTTAGTAGCAGCAACCCTAATCAGCAGCCAGCAAATTACTGGTGGATTGATGAGAAATAACCGTCTTATTATTTGCCGTTATCATGGCAAAACATCTGCTGCATGCCAGGTAAACAACTGGCATTATAGGTCATGTATTCATGAATAACTAAATAATTATTAACAAACAAAAATCGAAAACCAAATGAAAAAGAAACCAATTAAGGTGACCAAATCGCTTTCATTAGACAAAGAGACCGTTGCCAAGCTTGATGAAAATCAGCTGAATGAGGTTGCAGGCGGTGGTACAACCAACACTTGTAACGGAAATCAACCGGCTCAACAATTTGAAGAAGCAGCAGCACTTATTGACATCAATTCATGTCAGGCATGTTCTTGTAACGGTAAATAAAACTGATAGTCAACGGCCATTGTACTATAGTTTTATTTCCACTAAAACCAAATCACATGAAAAAGAAACCTATCAAAGTAAGCAAATCGCTGTCATTAGACAAAGAAACCATTTCAAAACTTGATGAAAATCAATTAAATGAAGTAGCAGGTGGTGGCACTACCAATACCTGTAACAATCAGCCTGCACAACCTGCAGCCGAATTTAATTTGATTGACGTTAAATCATGCCAAGCTTGTTCTTGTAACGGCTAAAGCATGGCCCTGATGGCCTGGCAGCTTCAATGATTTCCGGGTCCATCTTTTACACTACTTAAAACCAAACCTTATTGTAATGAAAAAGAAACCTGTAAAAATCACCAAATCATTATTGCTGGACAAAGAGACTATCCAGAAACTTAACGATGACCAGTTAAATGAGATTGCCGGCGGCGGCAACACAGATACCTGTAATGGTACCCCACCTCCGGCGCAGGCATTTGAAGCAAACCTTGCCCTTCCATCATGTCATGCATGTTCTTGTAATTAAAATTAACTACTAACACACTTAAAAATGAAAAAGAAACCAATTAAAGTAAGCAAATCTCTGTCATTAGACAAAGAAACCATTTCGAAACTTGATGAAAATCAATTAAACGAAGTAGCAGGCGGTGGTACTACAAACACTTGTAACAACCAGACACCTCAGCAGCCTGTTGCGCAAGAATTTGCAGCAGATCTAATTGATATTAACTCTTGCCAGGCTTGTTCTTGCAACAAAGGTTAATCAAAACTTATCCCCGGAACCGTATGGCAAATGCTGTACGGTTCCAAATTTTAAAAGATTATGAAAAAACAGAATTCAAAAATTAAACGCCTTTTCAGCCTCAACAAGGAAACTATTTTAAAACTAAACGAGGCACAATTAGCTGAAATTGCCGGAGGAGCCGATGCGCCCAACACTACCGGTGCATCGTCATGTAATATATTTACCTGTAACCCTGATAACTGTAAAGCTAACGGTGGCGCGCATGAAAACACTGAATTAAATAAATAACCAACATGAAAAAGAAACGCATACATCTACAGTCGCTTTCTTTTGAGAAAGAAACTATTGCAAAGCTTAATGAGCATCAACTTGGAAACATACATGGCGGCATAAATAAAGAAACCGATCCAAATAAATGCTCATGCCCTGTAATGTCATGTATTCACCTTACAGAATCTTGCCTGACAGTTCCTAAACAGGATCCTGAGGAAAATTAATTTATGTAGATGCTCATTATCTGTGCTTTAATATTTATCAGTAAATTCTTATTTTAATAAAAGTTTTATCCTGCAACCAATCTTATCATTTATGAACAGCCAAATTAAACTGCAACCAGCCAATTATTATTTGTTAAGACGGCCGTTAATGCCTGTAGAAACTTTTTTTTCGATTAATGAACTGGTAAACACTGATATTAAAGCATTTGAGCATCATTTATTAAACCGCTACAAAAACGACCCGCTTTTTATGGAAGCCATTTACACGGCTTCTCCAGAGTTATACGGCGAATTGTGTAAAGCCATAAATGATGGAATTGCAGGCCAAAAGTTGGTTATAACACTTTACAAATACTTATCAAGGATGAGCACCCGCTGTACCCCGTACGGTTTATTTGCAGGTTGCTCTACCGGTATAGTGGGTGAAGAAACAAATATTAACTATGCTGACGAAAAACACCGGAAGCATTCGCGTTTGGATATGAACTATGTGAATGAGCTGGTTAACTATCTTCAACAAATACCTGCTGTTAAAGAGAATATTTTATTTTACGTAAACAGTAGTTTATACGATAAAGCGGATACATACAGATACATTGAATATAAGGTAGAAAATAAAAGGCGGCATTATAATTTAACTTCAGTAAAGAAAAGCGATTATCTTGACCTGCTTGTAAAGGCTGCCGAAAATGGCACCAGTTATAAGTCACTTTTAACCATTCTATTTAACGCTGCACCAGAAGTAGAACCAGCTGATGCAGAAGCCTTTTTGAATGAGCTTATTGATTCACAGCTTTTAATAAGTGAACTTGAACCTACCGTAACGGGCGATATTTATTTTGAAAGGCTGATTGTGCTGCTTGACCAAAAAGCACCAGACAGCATCATTTCAGATCTTAAACAAATAAGCAGCCTGCTTAAGCAAGGTGGTGTGAGCGCCTTTGAGCAGGTGCACCAAATTATTAATAACAAATTTGTAAAATGCCAATCTAAAGATCTGATCCAAACAGATCTGTTTTATGAGCACGCTAACAATCAAATTAGTGGTACTGTTGCAAATAACATTGCAGAACAAATAAGTAATTTATACCGCATCTCGTCCAAAGGAGTTTTTAGCGATCTGGAAACTTTTAAAACAAGTTTTATAGAACGCTATGAAGAGAAAGAAGTACCATTGCTTCAGGCGCTTGATTCTGAGTCGGGGGTGGGCTATGGAGCAGGAAAAAAATCAGATCATTTGCCCCTTCTTGAGGGGGTGTCACCTAAAGCGCGTAAACAGGCGCGTAACACTACCTGGTCTGCTTATAATTTAATGGTTAATAAACTATTTAAGCAAGCAGCAGATAGCCGGTCGAAAGTAGTGCAGTTAACAGACGATGACCTTAAACAACTGGACGTACAACCCGAAATTGAAAAATCTATTCCGACAAGTTTATATGCTTTTGGCTCGTTAATAGCGGCATCAGCACATGAGCTGGATAACAATAATTACAAATTTCATTTAACAACATGCTCTGGCCCATCCGGAGCTAATATTTTGGGCAGATTTTGTCATGGCGACGAAAAACTTTACAAAAACCTACTGGAAACAATAGCTACCGATGAAGCAGACAACGACAATTATGTATATGCAGAAATTGTGCACCTGCCCGAATCAAGAACCGGTAATATCCTGATGCGGCCAAACCTCAGAAAATATGAAATCCCGTTTTTAGGAAAGTCAGCCAAAAGTACCGAAGATCAGATTAATGTACAGGATCTGATGGTGTCAGTAAAAAATGGCAAAGTGATTCTACGCAGTAAAAGGCTTAATAAAGTTATAATTCCGCGATTATCTACCGCACATAATTATATGACAGGCTTGCCTGTATACCGTTTTCTATGTGATTTGCAGAAAGACGGTTTATATCATAGCATTTACTGGGACTGGGCTAATTTAAGTGACTCGCGGTTTTTACCCAGGGTAGAATATAAAAACATCATTATTAACAAAGCAAGCTGGCGCATTAATAAGC encodes the following:
- a CDS encoding TonB-dependent receptor domain-containing protein; translation: MRNTILKILIAVVLPFTSAMAQKSGTVTGHLFDGQQKPVEFASVHLLAAKDSAMVTGTMSEINTGAFTFKNIAPGNYIVRVSYIGYDRQFKNIALQQGETLNIDIKLNASVKALAGVVISGKRPLIEAKSDRIVFNISNTVFGSGYDAIQLLEKAPGIYVNPQSESISLNGKQGTTVMVDGKKTYLAGSDLAAFLKSFQSNTIDKIEIISNPGAKYDAQGGGGIINIITKKASLDGTTGTINAGVAVGQSKRTNEGFSINHKSGKVIIYGGYNFSYRNSRSKEQLELDYLNPQNANEVTNIHNSYTYSPYKTYAHNYRVGLDFNASPKTAFNILFTGFNFKKNLYAYSNTNILQAANVVDSVLNNNTFTKDNKHQYSGNLSFKHSIDSTKIITAEVNYSAYNSSQFNNIENTYTIPGSAVPIGGLDLRNNLPTKINIWVAKTDYEQSLGKGKLEAGLKFSTVNTDNNAQYELFNNNQWVNDPTRSNYFKYKESISAGYAVYSNKLGTYEYKLGLRGELTNSDGNLVTTQNVVKRQYFNLFPSLILSKDINKDNSLNLSYSRRINRPSYQDLNPFIYFMDIYTYSQGNPFLKPEYTNTIDLTYTLKNTYVASAGYSVTSSTINYVTQRETDDSRITRISAQNLKNLYQYYINFTIPIEVAKWLSIYNNINISHLEYQKNDVSQITNSGFYGVYGISNYFKLPDHWQPQLSGYFQSSMPSGIYHYSPQYQVTLGLQKSFDKGPTLRLTYNDVFKSARAKSVAVLPDLITRDVYRWDSNFLQFSISYPFGSKKIKPSNKNSAGDEQSRIK
- a CDS encoding class I lanthipeptide; this translates as MKKKPIKVTKSLSLDKETVAKLDENQLNEVAGGGTTNTCNGNQPAQQFEEAAALIDINSCQACSCNGK
- a CDS encoding class I lanthipeptide, with protein sequence MKKKPIKVSKSLSLDKETISKLDENQLNEVAGGGTTNTCNNQPAQPAAEFNLIDVKSCQACSCNG
- a CDS encoding class I lanthipeptide, with the protein product MKKKPVKITKSLLLDKETIQKLNDDQLNEIAGGGNTDTCNGTPPPAQAFEANLALPSCHACSCN
- a CDS encoding class I lanthipeptide, whose translation is MKKKPIKVSKSLSLDKETISKLDENQLNEVAGGGTTNTCNNQTPQQPVAQEFAADLIDINSCQACSCNKG
- a CDS encoding class I lanthipeptide — protein: MKKQNSKIKRLFSLNKETILKLNEAQLAEIAGGADAPNTTGASSCNIFTCNPDNCKANGGAHENTELNK
- a CDS encoding class I lanthipeptide, yielding MKKKRIHLQSLSFEKETIAKLNEHQLGNIHGGINKETDPNKCSCPVMSCIHLTESCLTVPKQDPEEN
- a CDS encoding lantibiotic dehydratase — encoded protein: MNSQIKLQPANYYLLRRPLMPVETFFSINELVNTDIKAFEHHLLNRYKNDPLFMEAIYTASPELYGELCKAINDGIAGQKLVITLYKYLSRMSTRCTPYGLFAGCSTGIVGEETNINYADEKHRKHSRLDMNYVNELVNYLQQIPAVKENILFYVNSSLYDKADTYRYIEYKVENKRRHYNLTSVKKSDYLDLLVKAAENGTSYKSLLTILFNAAPEVEPADAEAFLNELIDSQLLISELEPTVTGDIYFERLIVLLDQKAPDSIISDLKQISSLLKQGGVSAFEQVHQIINNKFVKCQSKDLIQTDLFYEHANNQISGTVANNIAEQISNLYRISSKGVFSDLETFKTSFIERYEEKEVPLLQALDSESGVGYGAGKKSDHLPLLEGVSPKARKQARNTTWSAYNLMVNKLFKQAADSRSKVVQLTDDDLKQLDVQPEIEKSIPTSLYAFGSLIAASAHELDNNNYKFHLTTCSGPSGANILGRFCHGDEKLYKNLLETIATDEADNDNYVYAEIVHLPESRTGNILMRPNLRKYEIPFLGKSAKSTEDQINVQDLMVSVKNGKVILRSKRLNKVIIPRLSTAHNYMTGLPVYRFLCDLQKDGLYHSIYWDWANLSDSRFLPRVEYKNIIINKASWRINKLALDGFGKTTEKDLALIDAYLKEIEVPRFVCVAEYDNELLIDTSNEIGKKILHQTLTKKGVVKLSEFLFDEENCFINNGRHGFANEVILPISNKSATVIQTAAAPARFTTVKRTFIPGSEWIYFKIYGGTKSVEKVFIETLCPYIKYLSDEKIIDKWFFIRYTDPHHHIRLRLKVHEKNKLEINRIITGLYELIEEEIENGTIHKIQLDTYVREIERYGADNIESSEDWFHYDSVAISNILNMIEGDIGETYRWLLAARGLDEILNDFGLSIKDKCHFLETLSDAFFKEFNGDKALTVELNEKYRKHSRQLRSFLNPDDDMLNEITEATAEFKQRSASAQDTVSNIISTFDNDLLFNTAGFTALSSYVHMYLNRFFLSRQRQHELVLYTILYKYYLSEQAIKKNKVINV